GGGCATCAACACCTGCCGCGTCAGGAACCGGAGCTGATCCCCGCCCCGGTGACGTCGTCCGGTCGGATATCCGAGCCCCGGCCGGGCGACGTCGAACCCGCCGCCAGTCCCAGAATGACCCCCAATGCCACCGACCACACCGCCGCCAGCCCGACCTGGTACTCCCGGGGCAGACTGAAGGTGACCGTGTGGGCCGGAATCCAGAACCACAGCAGCGTCCACCAGGCCCGCTGGATGCCGGCGAAGCCCCGGCGCCCGAGGATCAGGTTGTCCGTCAGGCGGTGGAAGGCCATCATCTGCGGCCCGAAGAACGCGTTGGTGAGCACCGAGAGGGCGAAGGCCCGCGGCAGGCCGGCGCCGCACGCGGCCGGCAGCAGGCCGTGTTCGACCAGGGCCGCCGTGAAGCCCTTCATGCCGGCGAAGCCGAACTTCACCAGCAGCCCCAGCAGGGCCCACCCCGCGACTTTCAGGAGCATCTGCGGCGGGGTGCCGGGCAGGCCCCGCCGGCGGGTGGCCGCCAGATGGCCGAGCGTTTCACCGACGGTGCCGAGTACGGCGAACTGCACGGCGGCGGCGAGCAGGGGGTGGGCGCTGACCCAGGCGACGTAGGCGGACATGGCGACTCCTCCGTGGGGACGGCGGCAAAGGTCGCCCGCCGCGGGCCGGGGGGCAAGGCGGGGATGGCGTCCGCCCGGCCCCCTGCGCTAGACTGGCCGTCGGCGATGCCGCGGGGGTGTCGCCTGAATCGAGCCCGGGAGCCGACCATGGTCACCATCGCGGAGATCCGCGCCGCCGCCGAGCGCATCGCCCCCCACGTGCACCGCACCCCGGTGCTCACCTGCACGACGCTGGACACCCTCGCCGGAGCCCGCCTCTTCTTCAAGTGCGAGAACCTGCAGAAGGTCGGCGCCTTCAAGATGCGCGGCGCGAGCAACGCCGTCTTCAGCCTCACCGACGCGGAGGCCGCCGCGGGGGTGGCCACCCATTCGTCCGGCAACCACGCCCAGGCCCTGGCCCTGGCCGCGCGCAAGCGGGGCGTGCCGGCCTACATCGTCATGCCGCGCACGGCGCCCGAGGTGAAGCGGGCCGCGGTGGCGGGCTACGGCGCCGAGATCATCCCGTGCGAGCCGACCCTCGCCGCCCGCGAGGCGACCCTCGAAGAGGTGGTCGCGCGCACGGGGGCGACGTTCATCCCGCCCTACAACGACGAACGCATCATCGCGGGCCAGGGCACCGCCGCCCTCGAACTGCTCACCGACCAGCCGGATCTCGATGTGGTCATGGCGCCGGTGGGCGGCGGTGGCCTGCTCGCGGGCACGTGCGTGGCCACGCGCGCGATGGCGCCGCACGCGGTGGTCATCGCGGCCGAGCCGGCGGGCGCGGACGACGCGGCGCGCTCCCTGGCCGCCGGCCGGATCGTGCCCAACGCGTCGACCGACACCGTCGCCGACGGCCTGTTGACGAACCTCGGGCCCCTCGCCTTCCCCATCATCCGCGACCACGTCCTGGCCATCCGGACGGTGACCGATGCGGCCATCATCGCCGCCATGCGCCTGATGTGGGAGCGCATGAAGATCGTCGTCGAGCCGTCGTCGGCGGTGTGCCTGGCGGCGGTGCTCGCCAATCCGGGCGACGTGAACGGTCGCCGGGTGGGGATCATCGTCTCGGGCGGCAACGTGGATCTCGCGCGGTTGCCCTGGTGACCGGGGGGCCGCCGCCACGGCCCGCGAGGCCGTTGCCTCGGGCCCGGCGGCGTGGTAGAAAGGGGGAGGTGACCAACAGGCCCCGGAGGCCCAACATGAAGCGAATCAACGTTCTGTCCGCCCTGCTGCTGCTCGTCCTGGCCGCGCCGCCGGCGGCCCGCGCCGCCGATCCCGGTCCCTGCGACCTGCCCGAGGCCCACCAGTTCGACTTCTGGGTCGGCTCGTGGGAGGTCCATGCCCAGGGACGCGTCGTGGGCCACAACCGCATCAGCCGCATCCTCGGCGGCTGCACCCTGCTCGAGGAGTACGACACCAGCCCGCGCCCCTATGCCGGCAAGAGCTTCAACTGGTACGATCCGACCGACGGGCGCTGGCACCAGGTGTGGGTCGACAACGGGGGGCTGCGCCTGCATCTGACGGGCGGGCTGGCGGACGGCGCGATGGTGCTCGCCGGCGAGCGCGTGCAGGACGGCGCCCCGGTGACCGACCGCATCACCTGGACCGCCGCTGCCGACGGCACCGTGCGCCAGCACTGGGAGACGTCCGGCGACGGCGGCGCCACCTGGGCCACGGCCTTCGACGGGCTGTACCGGCCGCTCGCCGCCGACGGGGAGGTCCGATGACCCACGAGTACCGCATCCGCGTGCGCAACTTCCACTGCGACACCTACGGCCACGTCAACAACGCGCGCTACCTGGAATTCCTCGAAGAGGCCCGCTGGGACTTCACCGAGCACACGCGCGGCCTGGACGCCCTGCCCGACCGCGGGCTCGGGCTGGTCGTCGCGGCGGTGAACATCGAGTTCAGGCGCCCGCTGCTGCGGGAGGAGACGGCGGTGATCCGCTCGCGCATGGCGAGCTACGAGGGGCGCCGGGCGGTGATGCGGCAGGAGGTCACGCGGGCTTCCGACGGGAAGACGGCGGCCGTGGCCGACATCACCTTCGCCATCATCGAGATGGCCAGCGGCCGGGCCATCGAGCTCGACGAGGGGATCCGCGCCCTGTTCGTCTCCGGCCGCACCGCGGAGCCGGGCGCGTGAGCGGCGGCGGACGCTGGCGGGCCCGCCTGCAGGCCCTCGGGCCCGGGATCCTCTTCGCCGGCGCCAGCATCGGCGTCTCGCACCTGGTGCAGAGCACGCGGGCGGGCGCCGACTACGGCTTCGGGCTGCTGTGGGCCGTGCTGCTGGTGCTCCTGTGCAAGTACCCTTTCTTCGAGCATGCCCATCGCTACACCGCGGCCACGGGGGAGAGCCTGCTGCAGGGCTACGCGCGGCAGGGGCGCTGGGCCCTGGCGGCGTTCATGGTCGTGGTGGTGGGCAGCGCCTTCATCACCACCGCCGCGGTGACGGTCGTCACGGCGGGCCTCATGGGAGCCCTGCTCGGGCTGGACGTGCCCCTGTGGGTGATCAGCCTCGGCCTGCTGGCGCTCATCCTGGGCCTGCTGGCCTTCGGCCACTACGGCCTGCTCGACCGGGGCATGAAGGTCATGGTGCTGGTGCTCGGCGTGTTGACCCTGGCGGGCGTCGCCCTCGCGCTGGCCCACGGCCCGGTGGGCGATCCGGCCCACACGGCCCCACCCCTGTGGAACATCGCCGGCCTGACCTTCCTGCTCGCGCTGATGGGCTGGATGCCGGCGCCCCTGGACATCGGAGCCTGGTCGTCGCTGTGGGTGCTCGAGCGCGACCGCGAGGCCGACGCCGCCTGCGGCATGGACGGCTGCCTGTTCGACTTCAACCTGGGCTACGCCGCGGCGACCATCCTGGCCGTGGCCTTCCTCGCCTTCGGGGCCCTGGTCATGTTCGGCACGGGGCGGGAGTTCGCGGCGTCGGGCATCGCGTTCTCGCGGCAGCTCGTGGAGATGTACACCACCGCCCTGGGCGGCTGGAGCCGCTGGCTGATCTCGATCGTGGCCTTCATCACCATGTTCTCGACCACGATCACCGTGGTCGACGGCTATGCGCGCACCCTCGACCGGGGCCTGGCCCTGCTGTGGCGTCCGGCCAGCCGGCCGCGCACCACGCCCTGGGCCCTGCTGCTGTCGGTGCTCGCCCTCGTGATCATCGCCTTCTTCATGCGCACCATGAAGGCGCTGGTCGACGTGGTGACGGTGCTGGCTTTCCTCACGGCGCCGCTGGTGGCGGTGCTGAACTTCCGTGTCGTGCGCCTGCCCAACGTCCCGCCCGAGCACCGGCCGGGCCGCCTGCTCACGTGGCTCGGCATCG
The bacterium DNA segment above includes these coding regions:
- a CDS encoding pyridoxal-phosphate dependent enzyme, whose protein sequence is MVTIAEIRAAAERIAPHVHRTPVLTCTTLDTLAGARLFFKCENLQKVGAFKMRGASNAVFSLTDAEAAAGVATHSSGNHAQALALAARKRGVPAYIVMPRTAPEVKRAAVAGYGAEIIPCEPTLAAREATLEEVVARTGATFIPPYNDERIIAGQGTAALELLTDQPDLDVVMAPVGGGGLLAGTCVATRAMAPHAVVIAAEPAGADDAARSLAAGRIVPNASTDTVADGLLTNLGPLAFPIIRDHVLAIRTVTDAAIIAAMRLMWERMKIVVEPSSAVCLAAVLANPGDVNGRRVGIIVSGGNVDLARLPW
- a CDS encoding acyl-CoA thioesterase, translating into MTHEYRIRVRNFHCDTYGHVNNARYLEFLEEARWDFTEHTRGLDALPDRGLGLVVAAVNIEFRRPLLREETAVIRSRMASYEGRRAVMRQEVTRASDGKTAAVADITFAIIEMASGRAIELDEGIRALFVSGRTAEPGA
- a CDS encoding Nramp family divalent metal transporter, translated to MQALGPGILFAGASIGVSHLVQSTRAGADYGFGLLWAVLLVLLCKYPFFEHAHRYTAATGESLLQGYARQGRWALAAFMVVVVGSAFITTAAVTVVTAGLMGALLGLDVPLWVISLGLLALILGLLAFGHYGLLDRGMKVMVLVLGVLTLAGVALALAHGPVGDPAHTAPPLWNIAGLTFLLALMGWMPAPLDIGAWSSLWVLERDREADAACGMDGCLFDFNLGYAAATILAVAFLAFGALVMFGTGREFAASGIAFSRQLVEMYTTALGGWSRWLISIVAFITMFSTTITVVDGYARTLDRGLALLWRPASRPRTTPWALLLSVLALVIIAFFMRTMKALVDVVTVLAFLTAPLVAVLNFRVVRLPNVPPEHRPGRLLTWLGIVGLVFLAGFGLVWMWVRWGH